A genomic window from Aethina tumida isolate Nest 87 chromosome 4, icAetTumi1.1, whole genome shotgun sequence includes:
- the LOC109605841 gene encoding tubulin alpha-1 chain-like, which translates to MRECISVHVGQAGVQMGNACWELYCLEHGIQPDGEMVSNPGKNVDQSFNTFFSETGSGKYVPRSVFVDLEPSVIDELRTGAYRQLFHPEQVISGKEDAANNYARGHYTVGKESIDLVMDRLRKLTDNCEGLQGFLIFHSFGGGTGSGFTSLLMERLTVDYGKKSKLEFAVYPAPQISTAVVEPYNSVLCTHTTLEHSDCSFMVDNEAIYEICNRKLAIERPSYTNLNRLIGQIVSSITASLRFDGALNVDITEFQTNLVPYPRIHFPLVTYAPVISAEKAFHEQLSVAELTNSCFEQENQMVKCDLKKGKYMACCLLYRGDVVPKDVNQAIANIKTKKSIHFVDWCPTGFKVGINYQAPTVVPGGDLARVQRAVSMLSNTTAIAEAWTRLNRKFDLMYGKRAFVHWYVGEGMEEGEFCEAREDLAALERDYEEVSMDSNDVVEDDVDEY; encoded by the exons atg CGTGAATGTATATCAGTCCATGTCGGCCAAGCCGGTGTCCAAATGGGCAACGCCTGTTGGGAGCTATACTGTCTGGAACACGGCATCCAACCAGACGGTGAAATGGTCAGCAATCCCGGAAAAAATGTAGACCAAAGCTTCAACACATTCTTCAGCGAAACAGGCTCCGGAAAATACGTGCCCAGATCGGTGTTCGTGGACTTGGAACCATCCGTCATAGACGAACTGAGAACTGGAGCATACCGTCAACTATTCCATCCAGAACAAGTCATCAGCGGGAAGGAGGACGCTGCCAACAACTACGCCAGAGGACACTACACAGTAGGCAAGGAATCCATCGACTTAGTCATGGACCGTCTGAGGAAACTGACGGACAACTGCGAAGGACTGCAAGGATTCCTCATCTTCCACTCCTTCGGAGGCGGAACCGGTTCCGGCTTCACTTCCCTGCTGATGGAGCGCCTCACAGTCGACTACGGAAAGAAATCTAAGTTGGAGTTTGCGGTTTATCCCGCCCCGCAGATCTCCACCGCCGTCGTTGAGCCGTACAACTCCGTGCTGTGCACGCACACCACTTTGGAGCACTCAGACTGTTCCTTCATGGTGGACAACGAAGCCATTTACGAAATCTGCAACCGCAAGTTGGCCATCGAACGTCCCTCCTACACCAACCTGAACAGGTTGATCGGCCAGATTGTGTCGTCGATCACGGCCTCCCTGAGGTTCGACGGAGCCCTCAATGTGGACATTACGGAGTTCCAAACTAACCTGGTGCCCTACCCGAGGATCCACTTCCCCTTGGTGACCTACGCCCCGGTTATAAGTGCGGAGAAGGCCTTCCACGAGCAACTTTCAGTCGCTGAGCTCACCAACTCGTGTTTCGAACAGGAGAACCAGATGGTTAAGTGCGACCTGAAGAAGGGCAAGTATATGGCGTGTTGTTTGCTGTACCGGGGCGACGTGGTGCCTAAGGATGTCAATCAGGCGATAgccaatattaaaactaagaaGTCCATTCATTTCGTGGATTGGTGTCCGACTGGGTTTAAGGTTGGGATCAACTATCAGGCACCTACTGTGGTGCCGGGAGGCGACCTGGCTAGGGTTCAAAGGGCTGTTTCTATGTTGTCGAACACCACAGCCATCGCAGAAGCCTGGACAAGGCTCAACAGGAAGTTTGATCTTATGTACGGAAAAAGGGCTTTCGTCCACTGGTACGTAGGTGAAGGCATGGAGGAGGGAGAGTTTTGTGAGGCCAGAGAAGATTTGGCTGCCCTTGAAAGAGATTATGAGGAAGTAAGCATGGACTCCAATGATGTGGTAGAGGATGATGTCGATGAGTATTAA